The following are from one region of the Erwinia billingiae Eb661 genome:
- a CDS encoding transcriptional regulator GcvA — MSKRLPPLNALRVFDAAARHLSFTKAAEELFVTQAAVSHQIKSLEDFLGLKLFRRRNRSLLLTEEGQSYYLDIKEIFTSLNDATRKLQARSAKGALTVSLLPSFAIQWLVPRLTSFNSAYPGIDVRISAVDRDEEKLADDVDVAIFYGRGNWPGLRVEKLYAEYLLPVCSPLLLTGDKPLKTPEDLANQTLLHDASRRDWQSYTRQLGVGHINVQQGPIFSHSAMVLQAAIHGQGVALANNVMAQTELEAGRLVCPFNDVLVSKNAFYLVCHDSQAELGKIAAFRQWILAKAASEQEKFRFRYES, encoded by the coding sequence ATGTCAAAACGTCTTCCCCCTTTAAATGCTCTGCGGGTTTTTGATGCCGCGGCGCGTCATCTCAGCTTTACCAAAGCCGCCGAAGAGCTGTTCGTCACTCAGGCCGCTGTCAGCCACCAGATTAAGTCATTAGAGGACTTTCTTGGGCTGAAGCTGTTCCGTCGTCGCAATCGTTCGCTGTTGCTGACCGAAGAAGGGCAAAGCTATTACCTCGACATTAAAGAGATTTTTACCTCGCTGAATGATGCGACGCGCAAGCTTCAGGCGCGCAGTGCAAAGGGCGCGCTGACGGTCAGTTTGCTGCCCAGTTTTGCCATTCAGTGGCTGGTGCCGAGGCTCACCAGCTTTAACTCAGCTTATCCGGGGATCGACGTACGGATCTCTGCGGTGGACCGCGACGAAGAGAAGCTGGCCGATGATGTCGATGTGGCTATCTTTTATGGTCGTGGCAACTGGCCGGGCCTGCGGGTGGAAAAACTCTACGCCGAATATCTGCTGCCGGTCTGTTCGCCCTTACTGTTGACCGGGGATAAGCCGCTGAAGACGCCGGAAGACCTGGCTAACCAGACGTTGCTGCATGATGCCTCGCGCCGGGACTGGCAGTCTTACACCCGGCAGCTGGGCGTTGGGCATATTAATGTGCAGCAAGGGCCGATCTTCAGCCATAGTGCGATGGTGCTGCAGGCGGCAATTCACGGGCAGGGCGTGGCGCTGGCGAATAATGTGATGGCGCAAACCGAGCTGGAAGCGGGAAGGCTGGTTTGCCCGTTCAACGACGTTTTAGTCAGTAAAAACGCTTTTTATCTGGTTTGTCATGACAGTCAGGCAGAACTGGGTAAAATAGCCGCCTTCCGGCAGTGGATTCTGGCAAAAGCCGCCAGTGAACAAGAAAAATTCCGCTTTCGATACGAGAGCTGA
- a CDS encoding YgdI/YgdR family lipoprotein: MKKFAAILAACAMTFTLAACSSNYVMHTNDGRTIVADGKPVVDTDTGMISYQDANGNKQQINRSDVKEMVEMGQ, encoded by the coding sequence ATGAAAAAATTTGCTGCAATTCTGGCCGCCTGTGCCATGACCTTTACCCTGGCTGCTTGTTCAAGCAACTATGTGATGCATACCAATGATGGCCGCACTATCGTCGCAGACGGCAAACCTGTGGTCGACACCGATACCGGTATGATCAGCTATCAGGATGCCAATGGCAACAAACAGCAGATCAACCGTTCTGACGTGAAAGAAATGGTTGAGATGGGCCAGTAA
- the amiC gene encoding N-acetylmuramoyl-L-alanine amidase AmiC encodes MSDLPSPGRRRWLKNAGAVVLLSVSKVGLAASSHVVAIRIWPSSTYSRLTLESNRPLKYKQFALSHPERVVIDIANIQLNHALKGVGNLVRSNDPYIKNARVGQFDANTVRLVLELKQNVSPKIFTLAPVAGIRDRLVLDLYPAKGSSYDHADDPLLSLLEDYNKGDLEKSQPAAAALPGKAGRDRPIVIMLDPGHGGEDSGAIGKHKTREKDIVLKIARRLKVLIDKQPNMRAYMTRNEDVFIPLKVRVAKARKQRADLFISIHADAFTSRAARGSSVFALSTKGATSTAARFLAQTQNESDLIGGVSMSGDRYLDHTMFDMVQSLTINDSLKFGKEVLSRLGKVNHLHKRTVDQAGFAVLKAPDIPSILVETAFISNLEEERKLRTTRYQHQVAESILAGIKAYFASGASLAPRK; translated from the coding sequence ATGTCCGATTTACCCTCACCAGGCCGCCGCCGGTGGTTAAAAAACGCCGGCGCCGTCGTGCTGCTGAGCGTCAGCAAAGTAGGGCTGGCCGCCAGCAGCCATGTGGTGGCCATCCGCATCTGGCCGTCTTCAACCTATTCCCGGCTGACGCTGGAATCCAACCGCCCGCTGAAATATAAGCAGTTTGCGCTCAGTCATCCCGAACGTGTGGTGATTGATATTGCCAATATCCAGCTTAACCATGCGCTGAAAGGCGTCGGGAACCTGGTGCGCAGCAACGATCCCTACATTAAAAATGCGCGAGTGGGGCAGTTCGATGCCAATACCGTCCGACTGGTGCTTGAGCTAAAGCAAAATGTGTCGCCAAAGATTTTCACCCTCGCGCCCGTCGCCGGGATCCGCGATCGCCTGGTGCTGGATCTCTATCCGGCAAAAGGCAGCAGTTACGATCATGCTGACGATCCGCTTCTGTCGTTACTGGAAGATTACAACAAAGGCGATCTGGAAAAGAGCCAGCCTGCAGCGGCGGCTTTGCCGGGCAAGGCGGGACGGGATCGGCCGATTGTGATCATGCTCGATCCGGGGCACGGCGGCGAAGACTCGGGGGCCATCGGCAAACATAAAACCCGCGAAAAGGACATCGTGCTGAAGATCGCCAGACGACTGAAGGTGTTGATCGACAAGCAGCCCAATATGCGGGCCTATATGACGCGCAACGAAGATGTCTTTATTCCGTTAAAAGTCAGGGTGGCCAAAGCGCGCAAACAGCGTGCCGATCTGTTTATCTCCATCCATGCCGATGCCTTCACCAGCCGTGCGGCACGCGGCTCGTCGGTATTTGCGCTCTCGACCAAAGGCGCGACCAGCACTGCGGCACGTTTTCTGGCGCAGACGCAGAATGAATCAGACCTGATTGGCGGCGTCAGCATGAGCGGCGATCGCTATCTTGATCACACCATGTTCGATATGGTGCAGAGCCTGACCATCAACGACAGCCTGAAATTTGGTAAAGAGGTGCTGTCCCGCCTCGGCAAGGTCAACCATTTACATAAACGAACCGTCGACCAGGCGGGCTTTGCCGTGCTGAAAGCGCCCGACATCCCGTCGATTCTGGTGGAAACAGCGTTTATCAGTAATTTAGAAGAAGAACGAAAGCTGCGGACGACGCGTTATCAGCATCAGGTGGCGGAATCTATTCTGGCGGGGATCAAAGCTTACTTCGCCAGTGGCGCAAGCCTGGCACCCAGAAAATAA
- the ppnN gene encoding nucleotide 5'-monophosphate nucleosidase PpnN, whose protein sequence is MITHVSPLGSMDLLSQLEVDMLKQTASSDLYQLFRNCSLAVLNSGSQTDSSHELLSRFENFDINVLRRERGVKLELINPPEEAFVDGRIIRSLQANLFAVLRDILFVNGQLNSNERFQNLDIEDTVQLTNMVFSILRNARALHIGEEPNTVVCWGGHSINAVEYQYCRNVGSQLGLRELNICTGCGPGVMEAPMKGAAVGHAQQRYKEGRFIGLTEPSIIAAEPPNPLVNELIIMPDIEKRLEAFVRIAHGIIIFPGGVGTAEELLYLLGILMNPHNQDQVLPLILTGPKESADYFNVLDEFIVSTLGEAARQHYTIIIDDAPEVARLMKQAMPKVKEHRRETGDAYSFNWSIRIAPDLQVPFMPTHENMANLNLHPDQPAEQLAAALRRAFSGIVAGNVKDMGIKAIKEKGPYKLHGDPEMMRRMDDLLQGFVAQHRMKLPGTAYIPCYEIIK, encoded by the coding sequence TTGATTACACATGTCAGCCCGTTGGGCTCAATGGATCTGCTGTCTCAACTGGAAGTCGATATGCTGAAGCAGACTGCCAGCAGCGACCTTTACCAGTTATTCCGCAACTGTTCTCTTGCCGTACTTAACTCCGGAAGTCAGACCGACAGCAGCCATGAGTTGCTTTCTCGTTTTGAGAATTTTGATATCAACGTCCTGCGTCGTGAGCGCGGCGTGAAGCTGGAATTGATCAATCCACCGGAAGAGGCCTTTGTTGATGGCCGGATTATTCGTTCCCTGCAGGCCAACCTGTTTGCGGTGCTGCGCGATATTCTGTTTGTAAACGGCCAGCTCAACAGCAACGAACGTTTCCAGAATCTGGATATTGAAGACACCGTGCAGCTGACCAATATGGTGTTCTCAATCCTGCGCAACGCCCGTGCGCTGCATATTGGCGAAGAACCCAATACCGTGGTGTGCTGGGGTGGCCACTCAATTAACGCGGTGGAATATCAATACTGCCGTAATGTCGGCTCGCAGTTAGGTTTACGTGAGCTGAATATCTGCACCGGCTGTGGGCCGGGTGTGATGGAAGCGCCAATGAAAGGCGCGGCGGTGGGCCATGCTCAGCAGCGCTATAAAGAAGGTCGCTTTATTGGTCTGACCGAGCCGTCCATTATTGCCGCTGAGCCACCGAACCCGCTGGTCAATGAGCTGATTATCATGCCGGATATTGAAAAGCGCCTTGAAGCGTTTGTCCGTATCGCCCACGGCATCATCATCTTCCCAGGCGGCGTAGGAACGGCTGAAGAGCTGCTTTACCTGCTGGGTATTTTGATGAATCCGCACAATCAGGATCAGGTGTTGCCGCTGATCCTGACCGGCCCCAAAGAGAGTGCAGACTACTTTAACGTGCTGGATGAATTTATCGTCAGCACGCTGGGCGAAGCGGCCCGCCAGCACTACACCATCATCATTGATGATGCGCCGGAAGTGGCTCGACTAATGAAGCAAGCGATGCCGAAAGTGAAAGAGCACCGCCGTGAAACGGGTGATGCTTACAGCTTTAACTGGTCGATTCGTATCGCGCCGGATCTTCAGGTGCCGTTTATGCCAACGCATGAAAATATGGCCAACCTGAATCTTCACCCTGACCAGCCTGCCGAGCAGCTTGCGGCCGCGCTGCGCCGGGCTTTCTCGGGCATCGTTGCCGGGAACGTGAAGGATATGGGCATCAAGGCGATTAAAGAAAAAGGCCCGTATAAGCTGCATGGCGATCCGGAAATGATGCGCCGCATGGACGATTTGTTACAGGGATTTGTTGCTCAACACCGCATGAAGCTGCCGGGCACGGCCTACATCCCCTGCTACGAAATCATCAAATAA
- the csdE gene encoding cysteine desulfurase sulfur acceptor subunit CsdE produces MMTSLLAPHPFGELITADGLKQKFSAYTQWEDRYRQLILMGKQLPALPEALKTADIELSGCENRVWLGHQRREDGSLHFYGDSEGRIVRGLLAVLLTAVEGQQPATLLSHDPLTLFDELGLRAQLSSSRSAGLSALAEAVIEAAKES; encoded by the coding sequence ATCATGACTTCTTTACTGGCACCTCATCCCTTCGGCGAACTGATTACCGCCGACGGCCTGAAGCAAAAATTCTCGGCGTATACGCAATGGGAAGACCGTTATCGTCAGCTGATCCTGATGGGAAAACAGCTTCCGGCGCTGCCAGAGGCATTAAAAACGGCAGATATCGAACTTAGCGGCTGTGAAAATCGGGTCTGGCTGGGGCATCAACGGCGTGAAGATGGCAGCCTGCACTTTTACGGTGATAGCGAAGGCCGGATCGTGCGCGGATTGCTGGCGGTATTATTAACCGCCGTAGAAGGTCAGCAACCCGCCACTCTGCTGAGTCACGACCCGCTGACGCTGTTTGATGAGCTGGGATTACGTGCCCAGCTGAGCTCGTCGCGCAGCGCCGGGTTGAGCGCGCTGGCGGAAGCGGTGATCGAAGCGGCTAAGGAAAGCTAA
- the csdA gene encoding cysteine desulfurase CsdA: protein MTSFNPALFRQHFPALADAGVYLDSAATTLKPSAVIDATRQFYSLSAGTVHRSQFAAARELTEKYEQAREQVARLLNAPLATNIVWTKGTTEAINLVAQGYFRPRLAPGDEILVSEAEHHANLVPWLMVAAQTGAKVVKWPLGSHLLPDMALLPELLSSKTKVLALGQMSNVTGGCPDIAQAIALAHGVSAKVVIDGAQGVVHAPPDVQTHDIDFYAFSAHKLYGPMGIGALYGKTALLEEMEPWQGGGKMLSSVSFDGFVPQPVPWRFEAGTPNVAGVIGLSAALSWLEGIDLDAAESWSCGLADVAEERLSALSGFRSYRASRSSLLSFDIAGVHHSDVVTLLAESGIALRAGQHCAQPLLQALGVSGTLRASFAPYNTLHDVDALVKGMTTALDLLGD, encoded by the coding sequence ATGACAAGCTTTAATCCCGCCCTCTTTCGTCAGCATTTCCCGGCGCTGGCTGATGCTGGAGTCTATCTCGACAGTGCGGCCACCACCTTAAAACCCTCGGCAGTGATTGACGCTACCCGGCAGTTTTACAGCCTCAGCGCCGGCACCGTTCACCGCAGCCAGTTTGCTGCTGCCCGTGAATTAACCGAAAAATATGAGCAGGCGCGCGAACAGGTTGCCCGGCTGCTGAATGCCCCGCTGGCGACCAATATCGTCTGGACCAAAGGCACCACCGAAGCGATTAACCTGGTGGCTCAAGGCTATTTTCGTCCTCGTTTAGCGCCAGGTGATGAAATTCTGGTGAGTGAAGCCGAGCATCACGCCAACCTGGTACCGTGGCTGATGGTTGCCGCCCAGACCGGCGCAAAAGTGGTGAAGTGGCCGCTGGGCAGCCATCTGCTGCCCGATATGGCCTTGCTGCCAGAACTGCTGTCGTCAAAAACCAAAGTGCTGGCACTTGGACAAATGTCGAACGTCACGGGCGGTTGCCCTGATATCGCTCAGGCCATCGCGCTTGCTCATGGTGTCAGTGCCAAAGTGGTGATTGATGGTGCTCAGGGCGTGGTTCACGCGCCGCCGGATGTGCAAACCCACGATATCGATTTCTACGCATTTTCTGCCCACAAGCTGTATGGCCCCATGGGCATTGGTGCGCTGTATGGCAAAACCGCGCTGCTGGAGGAGATGGAACCCTGGCAGGGCGGCGGCAAAATGCTGAGCAGCGTCAGCTTTGACGGATTCGTCCCGCAGCCGGTGCCGTGGCGCTTTGAGGCAGGAACGCCAAACGTCGCCGGCGTCATTGGGTTAAGCGCCGCGCTAAGCTGGCTGGAAGGCATTGATTTGGACGCCGCCGAGAGCTGGAGTTGTGGATTAGCCGATGTGGCAGAAGAACGCCTATCCGCGCTGAGTGGATTCCGCAGTTACCGGGCCAGCCGCTCCAGCCTGCTTTCGTTTGATATCGCCGGCGTTCACCACAGCGATGTGGTCACGCTGTTGGCGGAAAGCGGCATTGCCTTAAGGGCCGGGCAGCACTGCGCACAGCCGCTGTTGCAGGCATTAGGAGTAAGCGGGACTTTGCGTGCGTCATTTGCGCCGTATAATACCCTTCACGATGTAGACGCGCTGGTCAAAGGGATGACCACCGCACTGGACCTGTTAGGCGATTAA
- the mltA gene encoding murein transglycosylase A, with protein MKGCWAKFAVTGALLALLAGCSSKPTDRGQQYKDGKLDEPLGLVNQPNAKGRPVNGKDFSDQVSEIQYASPAMYSRQTGTYGSIKAWLMAGGDTRQLRQFGLDAYQMEGTDNYGNVQFTGYYTPVLQARYTRQGEFQYPLYRMPARAKGGRLPSRADIYSGALGDRYIVGYSNSLMDNFIMDVQGSGYVDYGDGRPLTFFGYGGKNGHAYRSIGKVLIDRGEVKREDMSMQAIRKWGEEHSPEQVRELLEQNPSFVFFKPENFAPVRGASAVPLVAKASVASDRSLIPPGTALLAEVPILDNNGKFTGKYEMRMMVSLDVGGAIKGQHFDIYQGIGEQAGHMAGWFNHYGRVWVLKSAPGAGVPVFSSASNSTNGSALLTQ; from the coding sequence ATGAAAGGATGTTGGGCGAAGTTTGCAGTAACAGGGGCGTTGCTTGCCCTGCTGGCGGGATGTTCCTCAAAACCGACCGATCGTGGCCAGCAGTATAAAGACGGAAAGCTGGACGAGCCGCTCGGACTGGTCAATCAGCCGAATGCGAAAGGGCGTCCGGTGAATGGCAAAGACTTCAGCGATCAGGTCAGCGAAATTCAGTACGCGTCGCCGGCGATGTATTCCCGCCAGACCGGCACCTACGGTTCGATTAAAGCCTGGCTGATGGCGGGCGGCGACACGCGCCAGCTGCGCCAGTTTGGTCTGGATGCCTATCAGATGGAAGGCACCGATAACTATGGCAACGTGCAGTTCACCGGTTACTACACGCCGGTGCTGCAGGCCCGTTACACGCGCCAGGGCGAGTTCCAGTATCCTTTATACAGAATGCCTGCGCGTGCTAAAGGCGGACGCCTGCCAAGCCGTGCTGACATTTACAGCGGCGCGCTGGGCGATCGCTACATCGTTGGCTACAGCAACTCGCTGATGGATAACTTCATTATGGATGTGCAGGGCAGCGGCTACGTGGATTATGGCGACGGTCGTCCGCTGACCTTCTTCGGTTACGGCGGCAAGAATGGCCACGCGTATCGCAGTATCGGCAAGGTGTTAATCGATCGCGGTGAAGTGAAGCGTGAAGATATGTCGATGCAGGCGATCCGCAAATGGGGCGAAGAGCACAGCCCGGAACAGGTGCGCGAACTGCTGGAGCAGAACCCCTCCTTTGTGTTCTTCAAGCCAGAAAACTTTGCGCCGGTGCGCGGAGCCAGCGCCGTTCCGCTGGTGGCGAAAGCCTCCGTGGCGTCTGACCGTTCGCTGATCCCGCCGGGTACCGCGCTGCTGGCCGAAGTGCCAATACTGGACAACAACGGTAAATTTACCGGAAAATATGAGATGCGAATGATGGTGTCGCTGGATGTTGGCGGTGCGATCAAAGGCCAACACTTTGATATCTATCAGGGCATTGGTGAGCAGGCGGGGCATATGGCCGGCTGGTTCAACCATTATGGCCGCGTCTGGGTGCTGAAATCAGCCCCTGGTGCTGGTGTGCCGGTATTCTCTTCTGCATCAAATAGCACTAACGGTTCCGCTCTGCTGACCCAGTAA
- the xni gene encoding flap endonuclease Xni: MTIHLLIVDALNLIRRIHAVQGSPCQETCVNALHQLIRHSNPTHAVAVFDDDERHEGWRHQLLPGYKAGRTPMPDSLHEEMPLLRAAFAAAGVACWQVAGEEADDLAATLACKVAAGGHQATIVSTDKGYCQLLAPAIQIRDYFQKRWLDVPFIDAEFGVSPAQLTDYWGLAGISSSKIPGVAGIGAKSAAELLREFGTLDAVYQQLASVPTKWQKKLQEHQQMAEICRQVATLKTDLVLEGNLKELRLPDRL; this comes from the coding sequence ATGACTATTCATTTGCTGATTGTTGATGCCCTGAACCTGATCCGCCGTATCCATGCTGTGCAGGGTTCCCCGTGCCAGGAAACCTGCGTCAACGCCCTGCACCAGTTAATCCGCCACAGCAATCCCACCCATGCGGTGGCCGTGTTTGACGATGACGAACGTCATGAAGGCTGGCGACATCAGCTGCTGCCGGGCTACAAAGCCGGCCGCACGCCAATGCCGGACAGCCTGCATGAGGAGATGCCGCTGCTGCGCGCCGCTTTCGCTGCCGCTGGCGTGGCCTGCTGGCAGGTTGCCGGTGAAGAAGCAGACGATCTGGCGGCCACGCTGGCTTGCAAAGTGGCGGCTGGCGGCCATCAGGCCACCATCGTTTCGACCGATAAAGGCTATTGCCAGCTGCTGGCACCCGCGATCCAGATCCGTGATTATTTCCAGAAACGCTGGCTGGATGTGCCTTTTATCGACGCGGAATTTGGCGTGTCGCCCGCACAGCTGACCGATTACTGGGGGCTGGCAGGCATTAGCAGCAGTAAGATCCCAGGCGTAGCGGGAATTGGCGCCAAAAGCGCGGCGGAGCTGTTAAGGGAGTTTGGTACGCTGGACGCTGTCTATCAGCAGCTTGCCTCGGTGCCGACAAAGTGGCAGAAGAAGCTTCAGGAACATCAGCAGATGGCAGAGATTTGCCGGCAGGTCGCCACGCTGAAAACGGATTTGGTGCTGGAAGGGAATCTGAAAGAGTTACGCTTGCCCGATCGCCTCTGA
- a CDS encoding DUF423 domain-containing protein, whose protein sequence is MSSRAMLVFAAISGFVYVMLGAFGAHVLSKSLGSAEMAWIKTGLDYQAFHTLAIMGLAAAMIRRANFWFYWSSALLALGTVLFSGSLYCLALSHLKLWVFVTPIGGTCFLIGWILMLVGALRLKKRAERHE, encoded by the coding sequence ATGTCGAGTCGTGCGATGCTGGTTTTTGCAGCAATAAGCGGGTTTGTCTATGTGATGCTGGGTGCTTTTGGCGCCCACGTATTGAGTAAATCGCTGGGGTCAGCGGAAATGGCCTGGATTAAAACCGGTCTGGATTATCAGGCGTTCCATACGCTGGCGATAATGGGTCTGGCTGCGGCGATGATCCGCCGGGCGAATTTCTGGTTTTACTGGAGCAGCGCCTTGCTGGCCCTGGGGACGGTGTTGTTCAGTGGCAGCTTATATTGTCTGGCACTCTCGCACCTGAAGCTGTGGGTTTTCGTTACACCAATCGGCGGCACCTGCTTCCTGATTGGCTGGATTTTGATGTTGGTTGGCGCGCTGCGTCTGAAAAAAAGGGCAGAACGCCATGAATAA
- the rlmM gene encoding 23S rRNA (cytidine(2498)-2'-O)-methyltransferase RlmM produces MNKVLLYCRQGFEKECAAEITAKAAQREVFGFARVKDDSGYVLFECYQAEEAEKLIAELPFSELIFARQMIVVGELLRDLPPEDRVTPVTGMLTGFVEKGGELRVEVPDTNESKELLKFCRKFTVPLRSSLRAAGILLKYETDRRPVVHVFFIAPGCCYVGYSMPKNNSPLFMGIQRLKFPSDAPSRSTLKLEEAFHAFIPADEWDERLGSGLFAVDLGACPGGWTYQLVKRSMMVHAVDNGPMAPSLMDTGQVFHHREDGFKYRPTRSNIYWVVCDMVEKPVRVANLMADWVVNGWCREAIFNLKLPMKKRYEEVSQNLAMIDEKLKANGINAQIQARQLYHDREEVTVHIRRIWAAEPGRRDEK; encoded by the coding sequence ATGAATAAAGTATTACTGTATTGCCGTCAGGGCTTTGAGAAAGAGTGTGCGGCAGAAATTACCGCTAAAGCCGCCCAGCGTGAAGTGTTTGGCTTTGCGCGGGTAAAAGACGATTCCGGCTACGTGCTGTTTGAATGCTATCAGGCGGAAGAAGCGGAAAAGCTGATTGCCGAGCTGCCTTTCAGCGAGCTAATTTTTGCCCGCCAGATGATTGTGGTTGGCGAACTGCTGCGCGACCTGCCGCCGGAAGACCGCGTCACGCCGGTAACCGGCATGCTGACCGGCTTTGTCGAGAAAGGCGGCGAACTGCGTGTCGAAGTACCCGACACTAACGAAAGTAAAGAGCTGCTCAAGTTTTGCCGTAAGTTCACCGTACCGCTGCGCAGCAGCCTGCGTGCCGCGGGCATTTTGTTGAAGTATGAGACCGACCGCCGTCCTGTGGTGCACGTGTTCTTTATCGCGCCAGGCTGTTGCTACGTTGGCTACTCAATGCCGAAAAATAACTCGCCGCTGTTTATGGGCATCCAGCGCCTGAAGTTTCCTTCCGATGCACCAAGCCGTTCCACGCTGAAGCTGGAAGAAGCCTTCCACGCCTTTATTCCGGCCGATGAATGGGATGAGCGTTTGGGCAGCGGATTGTTCGCGGTAGATTTAGGCGCCTGTCCAGGCGGCTGGACCTATCAGCTGGTGAAACGCAGCATGATGGTTCATGCGGTAGATAATGGCCCGATGGCGCCAAGCCTGATGGATACCGGTCAGGTGTTTCACCACCGTGAAGACGGCTTCAAATACCGCCCAACCCGCAGCAATATCTACTGGGTGGTGTGCGACATGGTTGAGAAGCCGGTGCGCGTTGCCAACCTGATGGCTGACTGGGTGGTTAACGGCTGGTGCCGTGAGGCGATCTTTAACCTCAAGCTGCCGATGAAAAAGCGTTATGAGGAAGTGTCGCAAAACCTGGCGATGATCGACGAGAAGCTGAAGGCCAACGGCATTAATGCCCAGATCCAGGCCCGTCAGCTGTATCACGATCGTGAAGAAGTGACGGTGCATATCCGCCGCATCTGGGCTGCAGAGCCCGGACGCCGTGACGAGAAGTAA
- the tcdA gene encoding tRNA cyclic N6-threonylcarbamoyladenosine(37) synthase TcdA — protein sequence MTSLSDAWLQRFGGTARLYGQPALQLFADAHICVVGIGGVGSWAAEALARTGIGAITLIDMDDVCVTNTNRQIHALKETVGQAKTDVMAERILAINPECKVTCVDDFITPDNTAELMSAGFSYVIDAIDSVRPKAALLAWCRRNKIPLVTTGGAGGQIDPTQIQVADLAKTIQDPLAAKLRERLKSDFKIVKNSKGKLGIDCVFSTEALMYPQADGSVCASRSTAEGPKKMDCASGFGAATMVTATFGFIAVSHVLKKMMAKAARA from the coding sequence ATGACTTCTCTTTCTGACGCCTGGCTGCAACGCTTTGGCGGCACGGCGCGTTTGTATGGGCAACCGGCGCTGCAGCTGTTTGCCGACGCGCATATCTGCGTGGTGGGTATTGGCGGCGTCGGCTCGTGGGCCGCTGAAGCGCTGGCCCGCACCGGCATTGGTGCCATCACCCTGATTGATATGGATGATGTCTGCGTCACCAATACCAACCGGCAGATCCATGCGCTGAAAGAGACGGTTGGTCAGGCGAAAACCGACGTGATGGCCGAGCGTATTCTGGCAATTAACCCGGAGTGCAAAGTCACCTGCGTGGATGATTTTATTACCCCGGATAATACGGCTGAGCTGATGAGCGCCGGCTTTAGCTATGTGATTGATGCGATCGACAGCGTCCGGCCAAAAGCCGCGTTGCTGGCCTGGTGCCGCCGCAATAAGATCCCGCTGGTGACCACGGGGGGAGCCGGTGGGCAGATCGATCCGACTCAGATCCAGGTTGCCGATCTGGCGAAGACTATTCAGGATCCGCTGGCGGCCAAACTGCGTGAGCGGCTGAAGAGCGATTTTAAGATCGTGAAAAACAGTAAGGGCAAGCTGGGGATCGACTGCGTATTTTCGACGGAAGCGTTGATGTATCCGCAGGCGGATGGCTCGGTTTGTGCCTCCCGCAGCACGGCGGAAGGTCCGAAGAAGATGGATTGCGCGTCAGGTTTTGGTGCGGCGACAATGGTGACGGCAACCTTTGGCTTTATTGCCGTTTCCCACGTGCTGAAAAAGATGATGGCGAAAGCCGCGCGCGCCTGA